ACAACCTGCGCCAGGCCGCGCTTCTGCACGAGGCAGGCGGGCCGCGCCCCCTGGGCATGGACGACGGCGATCCCGCTCCGGCCCAGCTGGCCCGCCACGCCGTGGCCTCGGCCCGGGAGGTGGCGCGGATCGCGGTGCTGGAGCCGGTGGCGAGGGTCCTCCGGCACCACCACGAGCATTGGGACGGCAGCGGCGGGCCCGACGGCCTGGGAGGCACGGCCATCCCCCTATGCAGCCGGATCCTGGCCGTGGCCGAGGCCTATCTTTTCGCCCTGCAGCGCTGGGGCGATCCCGGGGCGGCCTGGGAGGCGGTGCAGGGGCGGGCCGGCAGCCGGTTCGACCCCCAGGTGGTGGAGGCCCTGGGACAGGTGCGGGGCAGTGTGGCCTGGCTGCCCGAGCGGGGACTGAGCGTGGCCGGGGAGCTGGCCGTGGCGGTCGAGCAATTGCGCCGGTTCGTCCGGGAAGAGGGGCGGGGAGCGAAGGGCCGGGGTACCGGCTTCGACGACGAGGTCCTGGTGCGGCAGGCGGCGGGGGCGGTGGTGGCCCTCTCCCACCTGGCCCGGGTGATCAACGCCACCCTGCGCCCGGACGAGGTGGCCGAGCGGGTCCTGGACACCTTCCTGCAGGTCGTGGGCGGGCGCGTGTTGTGGCTGGTTCCGGGGGGCCGGACCGGCGTGCTGCGGGTGGCGGCCCTGCGCAACGGGCCGCCGGGCCTGGTGGGCGGAGAGCTGGATCTGCACCGTCCGCCCTTCCAGCGGCTGCTGGAAGGGCGCAGGCCGCTGCTGGCCCGGCTGGAACCCGGCCAGGGGCCGGACTGGCTGCTGGCGGGCCAGCGGCGGTGGGTGCTGGCCCTTCCCCTGGTGGCCAGGGACCAGCTGCTGGCGGCGGTGGTGGTGGTCCGGGACGAGCCCCTCCCCCAGGCCCTGAGCCAGACGGACCTGCTGGCGGTGGTGGCCAGCCAGGCGGCCCTGAGCCTCGACAACGCCCGGCTGTTCGAGCAGGTCCAGGCGCGCCTGCAGGAGCTCACCGCCCTGAAGCGGTTCCAGGACCTGATCTTCGAGCAGGTGGGGACAGGCATCGTCGCCGCCGACGCCGCCGGCACGGTCACCCTGGTCAACCGCGCGGCGGCGGCCATCCTGGAGCGGGCCGGCTGGGCGCCGGCTGTGGTATCGCGGCCGCGGCCCTTGGGGGCGAGCAACCCCTGTGATAGCATGCTGCTGGAACAGCTGGAGGCGCCCGAGCCCCTGCCCCCGCGCCTCCTGGAGCTGGAGGGGCGGGACGGGTCGCCGCTGGCCGTGGCGGTCCGCGCCTTTCCCCTGGTGGGACCGGACGGGGAGAAGGCCGGGGCCGTGGTGCTGTTGCAGGACGTGACCCAGGAACGGGAACTGGAACTGCGGGCGCGGCGCTCGGAGCGCCTGGCGGCGGTGGGCCAGCTGGCGGCGGGCGCTGCCCACGAGATCCGCAATCCCCTGACCGCCATCAAGGGGTTCATCCAGCTCCTGGACCGGCGGCTGGAAGGCGAGGCAGCGGGCTACATCGACATCGTCCTGCAGGAGATCGAGCGGATCGAGACCATCGTCAACG
This is a stretch of genomic DNA from Thermaerobacter sp. PB12/4term. It encodes these proteins:
- a CDS encoding ATP-binding protein → MDQRSGTAMKPSGTVARYMLAVATLGLAGLVVQAVLWPVPPSVLVLVLGCALLVAELYQVPAPGGEAVSMGSLVVLVSLWLLGPPVPIWAEVVGWSLLALRRRSVGLVTAFNIGQTVLAVLAAAAAFRLTGGAWGLPLVAGDTATPYLASAVAFGLVNATLVTVAFALYKRVPLGQQVRTYLVADSWRLAVSALLALGVYILFTRHGYPPAALAAFPALTVVHHYVATVWTRHLRQRAVERFLRTLQADPQCLRRTDMLVRLVTELAEALGVSGRDVDNLRQAALLHEAGGPRPLGMDDGDPAPAQLARHAVASAREVARIAVLEPVARVLRHHHEHWDGSGGPDGLGGTAIPLCSRILAVAEAYLFALQRWGDPGAAWEAVQGRAGSRFDPQVVEALGQVRGSVAWLPERGLSVAGELAVAVEQLRRFVREEGRGAKGRGTGFDDEVLVRQAAGAVVALSHLARVINATLRPDEVAERVLDTFLQVVGGRVLWLVPGGRTGVLRVAALRNGPPGLVGGELDLHRPPFQRLLEGRRPLLARLEPGQGPDWLLAGQRRWVLALPLVARDQLLAAVVVVRDEPLPQALSQTDLLAVVASQAALSLDNARLFEQVQARLQELTALKRFQDLIFEQVGTGIVAADAAGTVTLVNRAAAAILERAGWAPAVVSRPRPLGASNPCDSMLLEQLEAPEPLPPRLLELEGRDGSPLAVAVRAFPLVGPDGEKAGAVVLLQDVTQERELELRARRSERLAAVGQLAAGAAHEIRNPLTAIKGFIQLLDRRLEGEAAGYIDIVLQEIERIETIVNDLLLLARQPRLRLRRVDVGALLQRLVDMIRLDQAARSCAVELRVREPLPPVVADEGQLRQVFLNLIRNGLDAMPEGGCLQIRAFANPAAGTVVVEVEDRGPGIPPEHLGRIFDPFFSTKEGGTGLGLAVSYGIVRSHGGHIDVDSEPGRGTRMRVVLPVDGPPSADEPAAAGPPSPGAQPGPAGRVGGPGRTGS